The following DNA comes from Methanosarcina vacuolata Z-761.
TTGGGAAAATAAGAATTCTACTCCTAAGAATATCAGTAGTTATTCAGCCTACGCAAGATTCGTCTATTAATTTTGATTTCAACGTAAATCTGAAAAATAAACTAAAAAGCCTGAGTAAAAATCCGAAGTTTGAATAAAGGATTAGGGGTAAAATTATGATCTCAGAATTTCTCAGAATTTGTCGAAATTTCTGAAACTTTGTATCCCCCGAACTCTTTAAAAAGAAATGTAATTAATACGAAGAATATTTTTTCTTCGCAGTTCGTGTATCTTTTGTATAACCTTTGCTGTTCGTATTGCGAGAGTCACTGCGAGAACCATTCCAGGAATCATTTCGAGAATAACTCCGAGAGCCGTTGCGAGTGTCACCGTGAGATTCACCAGCACTTTTTGAGCTTCTTCCCTTTGATTTCTGGGCAAGCTCTATAAAGGGTTTTCGACCTCTCTTTTTGTCTTTGAAGATTTCAAGCAGGGCTGAAGCCTGAGCAAAAGGTACAGTTACGAAGGAGAAGTGTGGGAAAATTTCCGCATCTCTTATTTTAAGGTCGTTTTCTCCGGTTTCTTCCTGCATAAACTCACATAGCTTCTCAGGGGTCATGCCATCAGCTTTCCCCATTGCGATGAAAAGCCTGGTTTTACCTTTCCGGTCGACATATGAACTTCCGGAGATCTCTGTGTACATGCTTTCATCGAACATCTCTTTGAAAGAGTACTTCAGGAGGGCAGCCAGGATCTTTTCAGCCGGGTATTCTTCAAGAAGCTTCTCACTCATCTCAAGGCAGTCGCCGTACTCTTCGGTTTTTATAGTCTCTTCGAGTTCGGCTTTTACTCTTGCCCTTTTGGCTTTTATTACATCTTTTATCTCGGGAATTCGGCCTTTTTTCATTTCGGACTTTGAAGTCTTTTTTATGTAGGTGAGCCGCCTGTATTCCGTGGATGTAACGAAAGTGATCGCAGTTCCCTGCTTTCCTGCCCTACCGGTCCTCCCTATCCTGTGTACGTAGGATTCAGGGTCCTGCGGAAGGGAATAATTGATTACATGGGTCAGATCCAGAATATCGATACCTCGAGCTGCAACGTCGGTTGCCGCGAGGATGTTTATTTTTTGCTTTCTGAACCTGTTCAGTATCTTTTCCCTTTCATTCTGGGAAAGGTCGCCGTGCAGGGCATCGGCTGCATATCCTCGGTCTCCAAGCTTCTGAGCAAGTTGGGCGGTATCGGTTTTTGTTCTGCAGAACACAAGCCCGTAGAACTCGTCTTCAATATCGATAATCCTGCACAGGGCTTCAAATTTGTCGCTTTCCTTGACTTCGAAATAAATCTGCTCGGTCAGGTTTACATCAAGGTCTTCTTTCTCAATGGCAACATGCTCATAGGTCTTCATGTATTTCTTGATGATTCCAAGGATTGGCTTTGGCATTGTAGCTGAGAAGAAAAGCATTCGCTTATCAGGCCCAGTTGCCTTTAAGATTTCCTTAATATCGTCAATGAAGCCCATATTGAGCATTTCATCAGCTTCGTCCAGTACGAAGTACGCGATGTCCTCAAGGTTCAAGCTCTTTCGCTCAAGGTGATCGATTACTCTTCCGGGGGTTCCCACGACAATATCAACTCCGCTTTTCAGCACTCTGAGTTGCTGGGTCATGGACTGTCCCCCATAAATCGGGACGATATGCAGCTTTTTGTCCCCTTTAAGGGAATTGAGTTCTTCTGAAACCTGGATTGCCAGTTCTCGAGTCGGGGTCAGGACTATCGCCTGCACCTTTCCTGATTTCTCCGGAATTTTTTCTATAATGGGGGCTCCGAAAGCCGTTGTTTTTCCGGTTCCGGTCTGAGCCTGCCCT
Coding sequences within:
- a CDS encoding DEAD/DEAH box helicase, with the protein product MEKLAKFKALGLSDSMLKALKKKGFEEPTPIQEKVIPLFLKGECDIIGQAQTGTGKTTAFGAPIIEKIPEKSGKVQAIVLTPTRELAIQVSEELNSLKGDKKLHIVPIYGGQSMTQQLRVLKSGVDIVVGTPGRVIDHLERKSLNLEDIAYFVLDEADEMLNMGFIDDIKEILKATGPDKRMLFFSATMPKPILGIIKKYMKTYEHVAIEKEDLDVNLTEQIYFEVKESDKFEALCRIIDIEDEFYGLVFCRTKTDTAQLAQKLGDRGYAADALHGDLSQNEREKILNRFRKQKINILAATDVAARGIDILDLTHVINYSLPQDPESYVHRIGRTGRAGKQGTAITFVTSTEYRRLTYIKKTSKSEMKKGRIPEIKDVIKAKRARVKAELEETIKTEEYGDCLEMSEKLLEEYPAEKILAALLKYSFKEMFDESMYTEISGSSYVDRKGKTRLFIAMGKADGMTPEKLCEFMQEETGENDLKIRDAEIFPHFSFVTVPFAQASALLEIFKDKKRGRKPFIELAQKSKGRSSKSAGESHGDTRNGSRSYSRNDSWNGSRSDSRNTNSKGYTKDTRTAKKKYSSY